In Planctomycetia bacterium, one DNA window encodes the following:
- a CDS encoding ABC transporter ATP-binding protein translates to MADPILRCEGVHKTYRLGRTELPVLRGVDVRIAAGRFVVITGSSGSGKSTLLHVMSGLDVPQRGQVYFRRQPLFEPESLRKIPKGREEGFATAVEPARGGGVRAGAAAGSTSHGAMLGQPHRFLEQQRDHWLNTAFGFVFQFYHLLPECDVLENVLLPAMVGRPISHWLADRCGAETRARTLLERVGLKARLRHRPNELSGGERQRVAICRALMNEPAVLFADEPTGNLDAKTGREILDLLRELNRGGQTLVMVTHDRDLARSADEVVHLVDGRVE, encoded by the coding sequence ATGGCTGACCCCATCCTCCGCTGCGAGGGCGTTCACAAGACCTATCGGCTTGGGCGAACGGAGTTGCCGGTCCTGCGCGGGGTGGATGTGCGTATTGCGGCCGGCCGGTTTGTCGTGATTACCGGAAGTAGTGGCAGCGGCAAGAGCACCCTGCTGCACGTGATGAGCGGGCTGGATGTCCCGCAGCGCGGGCAGGTGTACTTTCGGCGGCAGCCGCTGTTTGAGCCGGAGAGCCTGCGGAAGATTCCGAAGGGCCGCGAGGAAGGTTTCGCGACGGCGGTCGAACCAGCCCGTGGCGGCGGCGTAAGGGCTGGGGCGGCGGCTGGTTCGACTTCGCATGGGGCGATGCTGGGGCAGCCGCACCGCTTCCTGGAGCAGCAGCGGGACCATTGGCTGAACACGGCGTTCGGATTCGTGTTTCAGTTTTATCACCTGCTTCCGGAATGCGACGTGCTGGAGAATGTCCTGCTGCCGGCGATGGTCGGCCGGCCGATCAGTCACTGGCTGGCGGATCGGTGCGGGGCCGAGACGCGGGCGCGTACGCTCCTGGAGCGCGTCGGCCTGAAGGCACGGTTGCGGCATCGTCCGAATGAGTTGTCCGGCGGCGAGCGGCAGCGCGTGGCGATTTGTCGCGCGCTGATGAACGAGCCGGCGGTGTTGTTTGCGGACGAGCCGACGGGGAATCTGGACGCCAAGACGGGCCGAGAGATTCTGGACCTGCTCCGCGAGTTGAATCGGGGAGGCCAAACGCTGGTGATGGTGACCCACGACCGGGACCTGGCCCGCTCGGCCGACGAGGTGGTGCATTTGGTCGACGGTCGGGTAGAATAA
- the ilvE gene encoding branched-chain-amino-acid transaminase, whose amino-acid sequence MAEDYTPNPNLKIWLNGELVPTAEARISVFSHGLLYGDGVFEGIRVYNGKIFECRAHMQRWDASLKAIRLSLPWTSDQLVDAMKATIKANNCKDGYIRLVGLRGAGTLGIHPFRTVQGEAFIIVDKIQMYPPELYDKGLKIVTAATIRNHPQALSPQIKSLNYLNNILAKIEAIDAGCLEAVMLNHEGYVAECTGDNIFIVTRGKLRTPAPHCGLLGGVTRRLVMAFAQKRGIAVEETTLTRTDLYYADEMFITGTGAEVCPINEIDKRPVGDGTPGPITKQLIADFRAHIQSGEELL is encoded by the coding sequence ATGGCCGAAGACTATACGCCAAACCCGAATCTCAAGATCTGGCTGAACGGCGAGCTGGTGCCGACGGCCGAAGCGCGCATCAGCGTCTTCTCGCACGGTCTGTTATATGGCGACGGCGTGTTCGAGGGCATCCGCGTTTACAACGGGAAGATCTTCGAATGCCGTGCGCACATGCAGCGCTGGGACGCCAGCCTGAAGGCAATCCGCCTGTCATTGCCGTGGACTTCCGATCAACTCGTCGACGCGATGAAGGCGACGATCAAGGCGAACAACTGCAAGGATGGGTACATCCGGCTGGTCGGCCTGCGCGGGGCGGGCACGCTGGGAATTCATCCGTTCCGGACGGTCCAGGGCGAGGCGTTCATCATTGTCGACAAGATTCAAATGTACCCGCCCGAGTTGTACGACAAGGGCCTGAAGATTGTCACCGCGGCGACGATCCGCAACCACCCGCAGGCCCTTTCGCCGCAGATCAAGAGCCTGAACTATCTGAACAATATTCTGGCGAAGATCGAGGCGATCGACGCGGGCTGCCTCGAAGCCGTCATGCTCAATCACGAGGGCTACGTCGCCGAATGCACGGGCGACAACATTTTCATCGTGACCCGCGGCAAGCTGCGCACGCCCGCGCCGCACTGCGGTCTGCTCGGCGGGGTGACCCGGCGGCTGGTGATGGCCTTCGCCCAGAAGCGCGGGATCGCGGTCGAGGAGACGACGCTGACGCGGACCGATTTGTATTACGCCGATGAGATGTTCATCACCGGCACCGGCGCCGAGGTCTGCCCGATCAACGAGATCGACAAGCGACCGGTCGGCGACGGAACGCCCGGGCCGATCACAAAGCAGCTCATCGCCGACTTCCGCGCGCACATCCAGAGCGGCGAGGAATTGCTATAG
- a CDS encoding phosphatidylserine decarboxylase family protein, whose product MPIAREGFREIALATLFCGVPGAAGVYLAVTGHPWYLLLAPLLAVWVFVLAFFRDPRRAIPSEPGVLVSPADGRVTESTRLERYDGFDGPVLKISIFLSVFNVHVNRMPCGGRIESVTHKPGEFLDARHPECGVRNESCTTVIAPDDGTPGPVIVRQIAGLIARRIICHAAAGDHVTRGHRYGLIKFGSRTDVIVPADRGLELAVKVNDSVRGGSDIILRRRG is encoded by the coding sequence GTGCCGATCGCACGCGAAGGGTTCCGCGAAATCGCCCTGGCGACTTTGTTCTGTGGCGTACCCGGGGCGGCGGGCGTCTATCTCGCCGTCACGGGCCATCCCTGGTATCTGCTGCTCGCGCCGCTGTTGGCGGTGTGGGTCTTTGTGCTGGCCTTCTTTCGCGACCCGCGGCGTGCGATTCCCTCGGAGCCGGGTGTACTGGTTTCGCCGGCAGACGGCCGTGTCACCGAATCGACACGCCTCGAGCGGTATGACGGGTTCGACGGTCCGGTTTTGAAGATCAGCATTTTCCTCTCGGTGTTCAACGTTCACGTGAATCGCATGCCCTGCGGCGGGCGCATCGAATCGGTGACGCACAAGCCGGGGGAGTTTCTCGATGCGCGGCATCCCGAATGCGGCGTGCGAAACGAATCGTGCACAACCGTGATCGCCCCCGACGACGGCACGCCAGGCCCGGTAATCGTGCGCCAGATCGCGGGGCTGATCGCGCGGCGGATCATCTGCCACGCGGCCGCGGGCGATCACGTGACGCGCGGGCATCGCTACGGATTGATCAAATTCGGCTCGCGAACCGATGTGATCGTGCCGGCGGATCGAGGCCTGGAGCTGGCCGTCAAAGTCAACGATTCGGTGCGCGGCGGCAGCGATATAATCCTGCGGCGGCGCGGGTAA
- the pssA gene encoding CDP-diacylglycerol--serine O-phosphatidyltransferase has product MRIVKLGPEQKRARRRERALKTVAVLPSLATLGNLICGVGAIYMCLLSIHAAGGDREILAMGSERLERVFPTFLSIGAYLIVLSMFFDGIDGRLARFTRKTSEFGAQLDSLADVVSFGVAPAMLVITIAHPGQISELSRLQLIYWRAEWVMAAVFVCCAALRLARFNVENVQDESAHMGFRGLPSPGAAGAIVGLVIFHQDTLRDLREFAPLWASQALALLMPPFAMLLGLLMVSRFRYPHIVNAVLRGRRPFRQVVALVIVLLIGFVVQPQFTLALTTAAYALSGPIAAAWRRFTTDATAASTQTAPAATDSVVPAENDDSRDEFEDSARHAG; this is encoded by the coding sequence ATGCGCATCGTCAAGCTCGGCCCCGAACAGAAGCGCGCCCGTCGGCGGGAGCGCGCGCTCAAGACCGTGGCCGTGTTGCCGTCGCTGGCGACGCTGGGCAATCTCATCTGTGGCGTCGGTGCGATCTACATGTGTCTGCTGTCGATCCACGCGGCCGGCGGCGATCGCGAGATCCTCGCCATGGGGAGCGAGCGGCTTGAGCGCGTCTTCCCCACGTTTCTGTCGATCGGAGCGTATTTGATCGTCCTGTCGATGTTCTTTGACGGGATCGACGGCCGCCTTGCGCGCTTCACGCGCAAGACGAGCGAATTCGGCGCGCAGCTGGACAGCCTCGCCGACGTGGTGAGCTTCGGCGTCGCACCGGCGATGCTGGTCATCACCATCGCCCATCCGGGACAAATTTCGGAATTGTCGCGATTGCAACTGATTTACTGGCGGGCCGAGTGGGTCATGGCAGCGGTGTTTGTCTGTTGCGCCGCGCTGCGCCTGGCTCGCTTCAACGTGGAGAACGTGCAGGATGAATCCGCGCACATGGGCTTCCGCGGGCTGCCGTCGCCCGGAGCGGCCGGCGCGATCGTCGGACTGGTGATTTTTCATCAGGACACGCTGCGCGACCTGCGCGAGTTCGCGCCGCTTTGGGCGTCGCAGGCCCTGGCGCTGCTGATGCCGCCGTTCGCGATGCTGCTGGGCCTGCTCATGGTCAGCCGGTTCCGCTATCCGCACATCGTGAATGCCGTCTTGCGCGGGCGCAGACCCTTCCGACAGGTCGTGGCGCTGGTGATCGTGCTGCTGATCGGTTTCGTCGTGCAGCCTCAATTCACGCTCGCACTGACAACTGCGGCATATGCCTTGAGCGGGCCGATCGCTGCCGCCTGGCGGCGATTCACAACCGATGCGACTGCGGCGTCGACGCAGACCGCACCGGCCGCGACGGATTCGGTCGTGCCGGCCGAAAACGACGACTCACGCGATGAGTTTGAGGACTCGGCTCGCCACGCGGGGTGA